Proteins from a genomic interval of Calypte anna isolate BGI_N300 chromosome 19, bCalAnn1_v1.p, whole genome shotgun sequence:
- the SERPINF2 gene encoding alpha-2-antiplasmin isoform X1 — protein MVFLWGLLLLCLSALHSQLRFSSAHAIEQQRLFLDKDGNLRDLKSAGIVQSALPVAVPALPNKKLAGFTYDHFQKIDGHVLPFTTTLPGTRSDRNSEDEVPGAAGCHKLQPSGEIASSEEEGEAEDKSCEITWKERQRLADGLMRFSIKLLREVQLESNRTNVILSPLSIALALSHVALGAAGQTEKHLLEVMHLESVPCLHQVLGTLRSKLAESTLSLASRLYLQKGFEVKQKFLEDSEKFYGAKPMTLSGISENDLVAINKWVKEATNGQIPTLLQQLPENTVMLLLNAVHFHGFWRNKFDASFTGPDVFHLDNEFVVPVEMMKAQQYSLSWFTLESQDIQVAKFPFKNNMSFVVIVPNQYTWNTSHVLENFPYQQLCRLFPKEVPTTVKIPKMKLDYELELNNVFSQMGLQELFTNPNLQKITDGPLFVSSIQHQSTLELKEDGVEASAATSIAISRSISAFSLDRPFVFIIFEDETGIPLFIGRVQNPNPNAAPQIKELRDSREGTDVNKYPMPK, from the exons ATGGTGTTCCTCTGGGGTcttttgctgctctgcctgtcTGCTCTGCACAGTCAACTAAGG ttTTCCTCAGCACATGCCATTGAGCAACAACGCCTCTTCTTAGACAAAGATGGGAATCTGAGG GATTTGAAAAGTGCTGGAATTGTCCAGTCTGCTCTGCCAGTAgctgtcccagccctgcccaaCAAAAAACTGGCAGGCTTTACCTATGACCACTTCCAGAAGATTGATGGACACGTGTTACCTTTCACCACCACACTGCCAGGCACAAGGAGTGACAGGAACTCTGAAGACGAAGTCCCTGGGGCTGCGGGCTGTCACAAACTGCAACCATCTGGGGAAATTGCCTcttctgaagaggaaggagaggctgaagaTAAAAGCTGTGAGATAACTTGGAAGGAGAGACAGAGGCTAGCAGATGGCTTGATGAGATTCAGCATCAAGCTCCTTAGAGAGGTCCAGCTGGAGTCCAACAGAACCAATGTGATCCTGTCGCCCCTCAGCATCGCTCTCGCCTTGTCTCACGTGGCACTGG gagcagcaggacagacaGAGAAGCATTTGCTGGAGGTGATGCACCTGGAGTCAGTACCCTGTCTGCACCAGGTGCTGGGCACCCTTcgcagcaaacttgctgagtcCACCCTCAGTCTGGCATCACGTCTGTACCTGCAGAAAG GATTTGAAGTGAAACAGAAGTTCCTGGAGGATTCAGAGAAATTCTATGGAGCAAAGCCCATGACCCTTTCTGGCATCAGTGAGAATGACCTCGTAGCCATAAACAAGTGGGTAAAGGAAGCAACTAATGGGCAAATACCcaccctcctgcagcagctcccagaaaaCACGGTGATGCTCTTGCTCAATGCAGTCCATTTCCATG GATTTTGGAGGAACAAGTTTGATGCTAGCTTCACTGGGCCAGATGTATTCCACCTTGACAATGAGTTTGTCGTCCCAGTTGAGATGATGAAAGCCCAGCAGTACTCTCTGAGCTGGTTTACACTGGAGTCCCAGGACATTCAG GTGGCCAAGTTTCCCTTTAAGAACAACATGAGTTTTGTGGTCATTGTACCAAACCAGTATACCTGGAACACCTCTCATGTGCTGGAGAACTTCCCTTATCAACAACTATGCAGGCTTTTTCCCAAGGAGGTACCCACCACAGTGAAGATCCCCAAAATGAAATTGGATTACGAGCTGGAACTCAACAACGTTTTCAGTCAAATGG GCCTCCAGGAGCTGTTCACAAACCCAAATCTGCAGAAGATCACAGATGGGCCTCTCTTTGTATCCAGTATACAGCACCAGTCCACCCTGGAGCTTAAAGAAGATGGGGTGGAAGCATCTGCTGCTACCAGTATCGCGATTTCACGCTCGATCTCTGCCTTCAGCCTTGACAGGCCCTTTGTCTTCATTATCTTTGAAGATGAAACAGGCATCCCACTTTTTATAGGCAGAGTCCAGAACCCTAACCCCAACGCTGCTCCCCAGATCAAAGAGCTGCGGGACTCAAGGGAAGGAACAGATGTCAATAAGTACCCCATGCCCAAAtaa
- the SERPINF2 gene encoding alpha-2-antiplasmin isoform X2, translated as MVFLWGLLLLCLSALHSQLRFSSAHAIEQQRLFLDKDGNLRDLKSAGIVQSALPVAVPALPNKKLAGFTYDHFQKIDGHVLPFTTTLPGTRSDRNSEDEVPGAAGCHKLQPSGEIASSEEEGEAEDKSCEITWKERQRLADGLMRFSIKLLREVQLESNRTNVILSPLSIALALSHVALGAAGQTEKHLLEVMHLESVPCLHQVLGTLRSKLAESTLSLASRLYLQKGFEVKQKFLEDSEKFYGAKPMTLSGISENDLVAINKWVKEATNGQIPTLLQQLPENTVMLLLNAVHFHGFWRNKFDASFTGPDVFHLDNEFVVPVEMMKAQQYSLSWFTLESQDIQASRSCSQTQICRRSQMGLSLYPVYSTSPPWSLKKMGWKHLLLPVSRFHARSLPSALTGPLSSLSLKMKQASHFL; from the exons ATGGTGTTCCTCTGGGGTcttttgctgctctgcctgtcTGCTCTGCACAGTCAACTAAGG ttTTCCTCAGCACATGCCATTGAGCAACAACGCCTCTTCTTAGACAAAGATGGGAATCTGAGG GATTTGAAAAGTGCTGGAATTGTCCAGTCTGCTCTGCCAGTAgctgtcccagccctgcccaaCAAAAAACTGGCAGGCTTTACCTATGACCACTTCCAGAAGATTGATGGACACGTGTTACCTTTCACCACCACACTGCCAGGCACAAGGAGTGACAGGAACTCTGAAGACGAAGTCCCTGGGGCTGCGGGCTGTCACAAACTGCAACCATCTGGGGAAATTGCCTcttctgaagaggaaggagaggctgaagaTAAAAGCTGTGAGATAACTTGGAAGGAGAGACAGAGGCTAGCAGATGGCTTGATGAGATTCAGCATCAAGCTCCTTAGAGAGGTCCAGCTGGAGTCCAACAGAACCAATGTGATCCTGTCGCCCCTCAGCATCGCTCTCGCCTTGTCTCACGTGGCACTGG gagcagcaggacagacaGAGAAGCATTTGCTGGAGGTGATGCACCTGGAGTCAGTACCCTGTCTGCACCAGGTGCTGGGCACCCTTcgcagcaaacttgctgagtcCACCCTCAGTCTGGCATCACGTCTGTACCTGCAGAAAG GATTTGAAGTGAAACAGAAGTTCCTGGAGGATTCAGAGAAATTCTATGGAGCAAAGCCCATGACCCTTTCTGGCATCAGTGAGAATGACCTCGTAGCCATAAACAAGTGGGTAAAGGAAGCAACTAATGGGCAAATACCcaccctcctgcagcagctcccagaaaaCACGGTGATGCTCTTGCTCAATGCAGTCCATTTCCATG GATTTTGGAGGAACAAGTTTGATGCTAGCTTCACTGGGCCAGATGTATTCCACCTTGACAATGAGTTTGTCGTCCCAGTTGAGATGATGAAAGCCCAGCAGTACTCTCTGAGCTGGTTTACACTGGAGTCCCAGGACATTCAG GCCTCCAGGAGCTGTTCACAAACCCAAATCTGCAGAAGATCACAGATGGGCCTCTCTTTGTATCCAGTATACAGCACCAGTCCACCCTGGAGCTTAAAGAAGATGGGGTGGAAGCATCTGCTGCTACCAGTATCGCGATTTCACGCTCGATCTCTGCCTTCAGCCTTGACAGGCCCTTTGTCTTCATTATCTTTGAAGATGAAACAGGCATCCCACTTTTTATAG
- the SERPINF1 gene encoding pigment epithelium-derived factor → MQIPVVLLFLGLLTVPGRSQNSATEQNSATADEANTGEVEEEDPFYKSPVNKLAAAVSNFGYDLYRQQSIRVATANVLLSPFSLATALSGLSLGAGERSEDVISRALFYDLLNKAEVHNTYKDLLTSVTGPEKSMKSASRIILEKRLRVKPGFHSQLEKSYKMRLRALSGNTQLDLQEINNWVRQQTKGRIMRFMKDMPTDVSILLAGAAYFKGTWKTKFDTKKTALKDFHLDEDRTVKVSMMSDPKAILRYGFDSELNCKIAQLPLTEGISAMFFLPIKVTQNMTLIEESLTSEFVHDVDKELKTVHAVLTLPKLKLNYEEALGSTLKETRLQSLFASPDFSKISAKPIKLSHVQHKAILELSEDGERSTPNPDVSAARLTFPIEYHLDRPFLLVLRDDATGTLLFIGKILDPRSI, encoded by the exons ATGCAGATTCCAGTGGTTCTCCTTTTCCTGGGTCTCTTAACTGTCCCAGGCAGATCCCAGAACTCGGCTACTGAGCAG AACTCTGCCACTGCTGATGAAGCCAACACTGGTGAGGTGGAAGAGGAGGATCCATTCTACAAGAGCCCTGTGAACAAGCTGGCAGCTGCAGTCTCCAACTTTGGCTATGACCTGTACCGTCAGCAATCTATCCGGGTAGCCACTGCCAACGTGCTACTGTCACCCTTCAGCCTGGCTACTGCACTTTCTGGCCTCTCACTCG gggctggagaacGATCAGAAGATGTGATCTCTCGTGCTCTCTTCTATGATCTGCTTAACAAAGCTGAGGTCCACAACACTTACAAGGACCTACTGACCAGTGTGACTGGACCAGAGAAGAGCATGAAAAGTGCTTCCCGTATCATCTTGGAGAAAA GACTGAGGGTGAAACCTGGTTTTCACAGCCAACTAGAGAAGTCGTACAAGATGCGTCTGAGGGCTCTCAGTGGCAATACCCAGTTAGATCTCCAAGAAATCAACAACTGGGTACGGCAGCAGACAAAGGGAAGGATCATGCGGTTTATGAAGGACATGCCCACAGATGTCAGCATCCTCCTTGCTGGGGCTGCTTACTTTAAGG ggACGTGGAAAACCAAGTTTGACACCAAGAAGACTGCCCTGAAGGACTTCCATCTGGATGAGGACAGAACTGTGAAGGTGTCCATGATGTCAGACCCCAAAGCCATACTGCGATACGGTTTTGACTCAGAGCTCAACTGCAAG ATTGCCCAGCTGCCACTGACAGAGGGAATCAGTGCCATGTTCTTCCTGCCTATCAAGGTGACCCAGAATATGACTCTTATTGAGGAAAGCCTTACTTCCGAGTTTGTTCACGATGTAGACAAAGAGCTGAAGACAGTCCACGCTGTGCTAACCTTGCCCAAACTCAAGCTGAACTATGAAGAGGCACTTGGCAGCACATTAAAGGAGACAA ggCTCCAATCACTTTTCGCATCACCTGATTTTTCCAAGATTTCTGCCAAACCCATTAAGCTCTCTCATGTGCAACACAAGGCAATTCTGGAGCTTAGTGAAGATGGGGAAAGATCCACACCAAATCCTGACGTCAGTGCTGCTCGTCTGACCTTCCCCATCGAGTATCATTTGGACAGGCCTTTCCTTCTTGTTCTGAGAGATGATGCCACTGGAACCCTCCTCTTCATTGGCAAGATCCTGGATCCCAGGAGCATTTAG
- the SMYD4 gene encoding SET and MYND domain-containing protein 4 isoform X1, producing the protein MALPVEEWRLYAARRWAALEPELRERLAVASLHETLRLGCGLLRTEAEGAVLQRLCRRARTDKEPAAARCYREEGNRLFGCRRYGAAVKLYSKAASHELPGSPEVSVCFANRSAALFHLGYFEVCLEDIARAESHGYPDRLLPKVLLRKAECLLCLGRLQDAADALSVVENKIAMDGIMTTPVHQTLLKKLSQLKIKIHEKESCPEPAQESCSNIQRKLEIWEENDSIAGASSSLSLKFDTERGRHLVASQNIRPGQSLLKEEAFVSVLCPGESFLLQDSSEAAWDTRVTNADLYCHHCLGQLLASVPCRGCSYTKYCSQNCADMAWEQYHRTECSLGALLLTLGVFCHVALRTVLLAGFAEVSRLVEWSHDGDKDPHNPEARCKRLNEAPAGIRGIPGCNENGQYQSSYHAVFNLLPHTEKHSPEHKFMCMLSVVAICKQLQEAGLEAAVLNQESSEEWSKPKACEKSSSELSPELKTMAEAMLRHVLQLQCNAQAVTVMQESGSRDGAVVNNEPVRLATAFFPVLSLLNHSCCPNTSVSFSGTAATVRASQPIPRGQEIFHCYGPHQCRMRVAERQQLLGQYFFECRCQACLDELESGVKSVVTLRNSFCCPSCQAPVQGEDMLCCSNEACAVSVSRESLSRRLQDLQQQMKKALGVLRDGKPDQAIKMLLKCQMDAGNFLSPEHLLMGEMEDHLAQVYATLGKWQEAARHLEKSIEIVEMHHGPSSIEIGHELFKLAQILFNGFAVSKALSTIERAEEILSVHCGPQSTQIQELQEMKTCLSELPKSILQRT; encoded by the exons ATGGCGCTGCCGGTGGAGGAGTGGCGGCTGTACGCTGCCCGGCGCTGGGCCGCGCTAGAACCGGAGCTGCGGGAAAGGCTGGCAGTGGCCTCGCTCCACGAAACGCTGCGCCTGGGCTGCGGCCTCCTCCG GACTGAGGCGGAGGGTGCGGTTTTGCAGCGCTTGTGCCGCCGAGCACGCACGGACAAGGAACCGGCGGCTGCCCGCTGCTACCGGGAAGAGGGAAACCGGCTGTTCGGCTGCCGCCGTTACGGTGCCGCCGTGAAGCTCTACTCGAAG gcAGCATCCCACGAGCTCCCCGGCAGCCCCGAGGTCTCCGTTTGCTTCGCCAACCGCTCAGCTGCCCTCTTCCACCTCGGGTACTTCGAG GTTTGTTTGGAAGACATTGCCAGGGCTGAAAGTCATGGTTATCCAGACAGGCTGCTGCCCAAGGTCCTGCTGCGGAAAGCTGAATGTCTGCTGTGTCTGGGGAGGTTACAGGATGCAGCAGATGCCCTCAGTGTGGTGGAGAATAAAATTGCTATGGATGGAATCATGACTACTCCTGTGCATCAGACACTGCTAAAAAAGTTGAGTCAACTGAAGATTAAAATACATGAGAAAGAGAGCTGCCCAGAGCCTGCACAAGAATCATGCAGCAACATTCAAAGAAAGTTGGAGATCTGGGAAGAGAATGACAGTATTGCAGGTGCATCTTCATCTCTGAGCTTGAAGTTTGATACAGAGAGAGGACGTCACTTGGTAGCCTCCCAGAACATCCGTCCAGGACAGAGCCTGTTGAAAGAGGAAGCCTTTGTGAGTGTGCTCTGCCCAGGGGAGAGCTTTCTTCTGCAGGACAGCAGTGAAGCAGCCTGGGATACTCGAGTCACTAATGCAGATCTTTATTGTCACCATTGTCTGGGGCAGCTCTTGGCCTCAGTGCCTTGCCGTGGGTGCAGTTACACAAAGTACTGCAGCCAGAACTGTGCAGACATGGCATGGGAGCAGTACCACAGGACAGAGTGCTCCCTGGGAGCACTGCTCCTCACACTGGGGGTCTTCTGCCACGTCGCCTTGCGGACTGTTCTCCTGGCAGGATTTGCAGAGGTTAGCAGGCTGGTGGAGTGGTCCCATGATGGTGACAAGGACCCTCATAACCCTGAGGCAAGATGCAAACGTCTCAATGAGGCACCAGCTGGTATCAGAGGCATCCCTGGTTGTAATGAAAATGGTCAGTACCAGAGTTCTTACCACGCTGTCTTCAACCTTCTGCCACATACTGAGAAGCATAGCCCTGAACACAAGTTCATGTGCATGCTGAGTGTAGTAGCTATATGCAAGCAACTGCAAGAAGCTGGCCTAGAGGCTGCTGTTTTGAATCAGGAATCATCTGAGGAGTGGTCCAAACCAAAGGCATGTGAAAAATCATCAAGTGAATTGTCCCCAGAGCTGAAGACAATGGCAGAAGCCATGCTGAGGCACGTGTTGCAGCTGCAATGTAATGCACAAGCAGTCACAGTAATGCAGGAGTCAG GGTCCAGAGATGGTGCTGTTGTAAATAACGAGCCTGTGCGCCTGGCGACAGCTTTCTTTCCTGTCCTCAGCCTTCTGAACCATTCATGCTGTCCCAATACCAGCGTGTCATTTAGTGGGACAGCTGCCACTGTCAGGGCATCACAGCCAATCCCAAGAGGCCAAGAGATTTTCCATTGCTATG GGCCTCACCAATGTAGGATGAGAGTTGCTGAAAGACAACAGCTTCTTGGTCAGTATTTCTTTGAGTGTCGCTGTCAGGCATGCCTCGATGAGTTGGAGTCTGGTGTCAAGAGTGTGGTGACCCTGAGAAACTCATTCTGCTGTCCTAGCTGCCAGGCTCCAGTGCAG GGGGAAGACATGCTCTGCTGTTCCAATGAAGCTTGTGCAGTCTCAGTCAGCAGAGAGAGCCTGTCACGCCGTTTACAAGACCTCCAGCAACAAATGAAGAAGGCATTAGGAGTGCTGAGAGACGGGAAGCCTG ATCAAGCTATAAAAATGCTCCTGAAATGCCAGATGGATGCTGGAAACTTCTTGTCTCCAGAGCATTTGCTGATGGGAGAAATGGAGGATCATCTGGCACAGGTCTATGCTACTCTTG ggAAGTGGCAGGAGGCAGCCAGACACCTGGAGAAGAGTATTGAGATTGTGGAAATGCATCATGGGCCATCAAGTATAGAAATAGGTCATGAACTCTTCAAGCTGGCACAAATTCTCTTCAATGG ATTTGCAGTTTCTAAAGCTCTGAGCACAAttgaaagagcagaggagattTTGTCAGTGCACTGTGGTCCTCAGAGTACTCAGATCCAGGAACTACAAGAGATGAAGACCTGCCTGTCAGAGCTTCCCAAAAGCATCCTTCAGAGGACATAA
- the SMYD4 gene encoding SET and MYND domain-containing protein 4 isoform X2, giving the protein MALPVEEWRLYAARRWAALEPELRERLAVASLHETLRLGCGLLRTEAEGAVLQRLCRRARTDKEPAAARCYREEGNRLFGCRRYGAAVKLYSKVCLEDIARAESHGYPDRLLPKVLLRKAECLLCLGRLQDAADALSVVENKIAMDGIMTTPVHQTLLKKLSQLKIKIHEKESCPEPAQESCSNIQRKLEIWEENDSIAGASSSLSLKFDTERGRHLVASQNIRPGQSLLKEEAFVSVLCPGESFLLQDSSEAAWDTRVTNADLYCHHCLGQLLASVPCRGCSYTKYCSQNCADMAWEQYHRTECSLGALLLTLGVFCHVALRTVLLAGFAEVSRLVEWSHDGDKDPHNPEARCKRLNEAPAGIRGIPGCNENGQYQSSYHAVFNLLPHTEKHSPEHKFMCMLSVVAICKQLQEAGLEAAVLNQESSEEWSKPKACEKSSSELSPELKTMAEAMLRHVLQLQCNAQAVTVMQESGSRDGAVVNNEPVRLATAFFPVLSLLNHSCCPNTSVSFSGTAATVRASQPIPRGQEIFHCYGPHQCRMRVAERQQLLGQYFFECRCQACLDELESGVKSVVTLRNSFCCPSCQAPVQGEDMLCCSNEACAVSVSRESLSRRLQDLQQQMKKALGVLRDGKPDQAIKMLLKCQMDAGNFLSPEHLLMGEMEDHLAQVYATLGKWQEAARHLEKSIEIVEMHHGPSSIEIGHELFKLAQILFNGFAVSKALSTIERAEEILSVHCGPQSTQIQELQEMKTCLSELPKSILQRT; this is encoded by the exons ATGGCGCTGCCGGTGGAGGAGTGGCGGCTGTACGCTGCCCGGCGCTGGGCCGCGCTAGAACCGGAGCTGCGGGAAAGGCTGGCAGTGGCCTCGCTCCACGAAACGCTGCGCCTGGGCTGCGGCCTCCTCCG GACTGAGGCGGAGGGTGCGGTTTTGCAGCGCTTGTGCCGCCGAGCACGCACGGACAAGGAACCGGCGGCTGCCCGCTGCTACCGGGAAGAGGGAAACCGGCTGTTCGGCTGCCGCCGTTACGGTGCCGCCGTGAAGCTCTACTCGAAG GTTTGTTTGGAAGACATTGCCAGGGCTGAAAGTCATGGTTATCCAGACAGGCTGCTGCCCAAGGTCCTGCTGCGGAAAGCTGAATGTCTGCTGTGTCTGGGGAGGTTACAGGATGCAGCAGATGCCCTCAGTGTGGTGGAGAATAAAATTGCTATGGATGGAATCATGACTACTCCTGTGCATCAGACACTGCTAAAAAAGTTGAGTCAACTGAAGATTAAAATACATGAGAAAGAGAGCTGCCCAGAGCCTGCACAAGAATCATGCAGCAACATTCAAAGAAAGTTGGAGATCTGGGAAGAGAATGACAGTATTGCAGGTGCATCTTCATCTCTGAGCTTGAAGTTTGATACAGAGAGAGGACGTCACTTGGTAGCCTCCCAGAACATCCGTCCAGGACAGAGCCTGTTGAAAGAGGAAGCCTTTGTGAGTGTGCTCTGCCCAGGGGAGAGCTTTCTTCTGCAGGACAGCAGTGAAGCAGCCTGGGATACTCGAGTCACTAATGCAGATCTTTATTGTCACCATTGTCTGGGGCAGCTCTTGGCCTCAGTGCCTTGCCGTGGGTGCAGTTACACAAAGTACTGCAGCCAGAACTGTGCAGACATGGCATGGGAGCAGTACCACAGGACAGAGTGCTCCCTGGGAGCACTGCTCCTCACACTGGGGGTCTTCTGCCACGTCGCCTTGCGGACTGTTCTCCTGGCAGGATTTGCAGAGGTTAGCAGGCTGGTGGAGTGGTCCCATGATGGTGACAAGGACCCTCATAACCCTGAGGCAAGATGCAAACGTCTCAATGAGGCACCAGCTGGTATCAGAGGCATCCCTGGTTGTAATGAAAATGGTCAGTACCAGAGTTCTTACCACGCTGTCTTCAACCTTCTGCCACATACTGAGAAGCATAGCCCTGAACACAAGTTCATGTGCATGCTGAGTGTAGTAGCTATATGCAAGCAACTGCAAGAAGCTGGCCTAGAGGCTGCTGTTTTGAATCAGGAATCATCTGAGGAGTGGTCCAAACCAAAGGCATGTGAAAAATCATCAAGTGAATTGTCCCCAGAGCTGAAGACAATGGCAGAAGCCATGCTGAGGCACGTGTTGCAGCTGCAATGTAATGCACAAGCAGTCACAGTAATGCAGGAGTCAG GGTCCAGAGATGGTGCTGTTGTAAATAACGAGCCTGTGCGCCTGGCGACAGCTTTCTTTCCTGTCCTCAGCCTTCTGAACCATTCATGCTGTCCCAATACCAGCGTGTCATTTAGTGGGACAGCTGCCACTGTCAGGGCATCACAGCCAATCCCAAGAGGCCAAGAGATTTTCCATTGCTATG GGCCTCACCAATGTAGGATGAGAGTTGCTGAAAGACAACAGCTTCTTGGTCAGTATTTCTTTGAGTGTCGCTGTCAGGCATGCCTCGATGAGTTGGAGTCTGGTGTCAAGAGTGTGGTGACCCTGAGAAACTCATTCTGCTGTCCTAGCTGCCAGGCTCCAGTGCAG GGGGAAGACATGCTCTGCTGTTCCAATGAAGCTTGTGCAGTCTCAGTCAGCAGAGAGAGCCTGTCACGCCGTTTACAAGACCTCCAGCAACAAATGAAGAAGGCATTAGGAGTGCTGAGAGACGGGAAGCCTG ATCAAGCTATAAAAATGCTCCTGAAATGCCAGATGGATGCTGGAAACTTCTTGTCTCCAGAGCATTTGCTGATGGGAGAAATGGAGGATCATCTGGCACAGGTCTATGCTACTCTTG ggAAGTGGCAGGAGGCAGCCAGACACCTGGAGAAGAGTATTGAGATTGTGGAAATGCATCATGGGCCATCAAGTATAGAAATAGGTCATGAACTCTTCAAGCTGGCACAAATTCTCTTCAATGG ATTTGCAGTTTCTAAAGCTCTGAGCACAAttgaaagagcagaggagattTTGTCAGTGCACTGTGGTCCTCAGAGTACTCAGATCCAGGAACTACAAGAGATGAAGACCTGCCTGTCAGAGCTTCCCAAAAGCATCCTTCAGAGGACATAA
- the SMYD4 gene encoding SET and MYND domain-containing protein 4 isoform X3, whose product MALPVEEWRLYAARRWAALEPELRERLAVASLHETLRLGCGLLRTEAEGAVLQRLCRRARTDKEPAAARCYREEGNRLFGCRRYGAAVKLYSKAASHELPGSPEVSVCFANRSAALFHLGYFEVCLEDIARAESHGYPDRLLPKVLLRKAECLLCLGRLQDAADALSVVENKIAMDGIMTTPVHQTLLKKLSQLKIKIHEKESCPEPAQESCSNIQRKLEIWEENDSIAGASSSLSLKFDTERGRHLVASQNIRPGQSLLKEEAFVSVLCPGESFLLQDSSEAAWDTRVTNADLYCHHCLGQLLASVPCRGCSYTKYCSQNCADMAWEQYHRTECSLGALLLTLGVFCHVALRTVLLAGFAEVSRLVEWSHDGDKDPHNPEARCKRLNEAPAGIRGIPGCNENGQYQSSYHAVFNLLPHTEKHSPEHKFMCMLSVVAICKQLQEAGLEAAVLNQESSEEWSKPKACEKSSSELSPELKTMAEAMLRHVLQLQCNAQAVTVMQESGSRDGAVVNNEPVRLATAFFPVLSLLNHSCCPNTSVSFSGTAATVRASQPIPRGQEIFHCYGPHQCRMRVAERQQLLGQYFFECRCQACLDELESGVKSVVTLRNSFCCPSCQAPVQGEDMLCCSNEACAVSVSRESLSRRLQDLQQQMKKALGVLRDGKPDQAIKMLLKCQMDAGNFLSPEHLLMGEMEDHLAQVYATLDLQFLKL is encoded by the exons ATGGCGCTGCCGGTGGAGGAGTGGCGGCTGTACGCTGCCCGGCGCTGGGCCGCGCTAGAACCGGAGCTGCGGGAAAGGCTGGCAGTGGCCTCGCTCCACGAAACGCTGCGCCTGGGCTGCGGCCTCCTCCG GACTGAGGCGGAGGGTGCGGTTTTGCAGCGCTTGTGCCGCCGAGCACGCACGGACAAGGAACCGGCGGCTGCCCGCTGCTACCGGGAAGAGGGAAACCGGCTGTTCGGCTGCCGCCGTTACGGTGCCGCCGTGAAGCTCTACTCGAAG gcAGCATCCCACGAGCTCCCCGGCAGCCCCGAGGTCTCCGTTTGCTTCGCCAACCGCTCAGCTGCCCTCTTCCACCTCGGGTACTTCGAG GTTTGTTTGGAAGACATTGCCAGGGCTGAAAGTCATGGTTATCCAGACAGGCTGCTGCCCAAGGTCCTGCTGCGGAAAGCTGAATGTCTGCTGTGTCTGGGGAGGTTACAGGATGCAGCAGATGCCCTCAGTGTGGTGGAGAATAAAATTGCTATGGATGGAATCATGACTACTCCTGTGCATCAGACACTGCTAAAAAAGTTGAGTCAACTGAAGATTAAAATACATGAGAAAGAGAGCTGCCCAGAGCCTGCACAAGAATCATGCAGCAACATTCAAAGAAAGTTGGAGATCTGGGAAGAGAATGACAGTATTGCAGGTGCATCTTCATCTCTGAGCTTGAAGTTTGATACAGAGAGAGGACGTCACTTGGTAGCCTCCCAGAACATCCGTCCAGGACAGAGCCTGTTGAAAGAGGAAGCCTTTGTGAGTGTGCTCTGCCCAGGGGAGAGCTTTCTTCTGCAGGACAGCAGTGAAGCAGCCTGGGATACTCGAGTCACTAATGCAGATCTTTATTGTCACCATTGTCTGGGGCAGCTCTTGGCCTCAGTGCCTTGCCGTGGGTGCAGTTACACAAAGTACTGCAGCCAGAACTGTGCAGACATGGCATGGGAGCAGTACCACAGGACAGAGTGCTCCCTGGGAGCACTGCTCCTCACACTGGGGGTCTTCTGCCACGTCGCCTTGCGGACTGTTCTCCTGGCAGGATTTGCAGAGGTTAGCAGGCTGGTGGAGTGGTCCCATGATGGTGACAAGGACCCTCATAACCCTGAGGCAAGATGCAAACGTCTCAATGAGGCACCAGCTGGTATCAGAGGCATCCCTGGTTGTAATGAAAATGGTCAGTACCAGAGTTCTTACCACGCTGTCTTCAACCTTCTGCCACATACTGAGAAGCATAGCCCTGAACACAAGTTCATGTGCATGCTGAGTGTAGTAGCTATATGCAAGCAACTGCAAGAAGCTGGCCTAGAGGCTGCTGTTTTGAATCAGGAATCATCTGAGGAGTGGTCCAAACCAAAGGCATGTGAAAAATCATCAAGTGAATTGTCCCCAGAGCTGAAGACAATGGCAGAAGCCATGCTGAGGCACGTGTTGCAGCTGCAATGTAATGCACAAGCAGTCACAGTAATGCAGGAGTCAG GGTCCAGAGATGGTGCTGTTGTAAATAACGAGCCTGTGCGCCTGGCGACAGCTTTCTTTCCTGTCCTCAGCCTTCTGAACCATTCATGCTGTCCCAATACCAGCGTGTCATTTAGTGGGACAGCTGCCACTGTCAGGGCATCACAGCCAATCCCAAGAGGCCAAGAGATTTTCCATTGCTATG GGCCTCACCAATGTAGGATGAGAGTTGCTGAAAGACAACAGCTTCTTGGTCAGTATTTCTTTGAGTGTCGCTGTCAGGCATGCCTCGATGAGTTGGAGTCTGGTGTCAAGAGTGTGGTGACCCTGAGAAACTCATTCTGCTGTCCTAGCTGCCAGGCTCCAGTGCAG GGGGAAGACATGCTCTGCTGTTCCAATGAAGCTTGTGCAGTCTCAGTCAGCAGAGAGAGCCTGTCACGCCGTTTACAAGACCTCCAGCAACAAATGAAGAAGGCATTAGGAGTGCTGAGAGACGGGAAGCCTG ATCAAGCTATAAAAATGCTCCTGAAATGCCAGATGGATGCTGGAAACTTCTTGTCTCCAGAGCATTTGCTGATGGGAGAAATGGAGGATCATCTGGCACAGGTCTATGCTACTCTTG ATTTGCAGTTTCTAAAGCTCTGA